From the genome of Anopheles merus strain MAF chromosome X, AmerM5.1, whole genome shotgun sequence, one region includes:
- the LOC121596284 gene encoding uncharacterized protein LOC121596284 has protein sequence MYYETQTEIQNCQTAFRKLFVTERRQSQIVCCCVVSVRVVAFAFTTKCKYFISEIIKFYHFKQKYVYRHIHTNGDMLEILVTCCCFGVRSCWYFLPLLLFDGSRKMKGSRTRFAFNSIGFQQLLQNNKDARTTRMQYQKMVDKLEDVPDIARGMFKGDQTAFWEEMAEHLNALGPPIRTGATWKRCCAKTKSCYSS, from the exons ATgtattatgaaacacaaacggaaatccaAAACTGTCAAACAGCTTTCCGTAAGCTTTTTGTCACGGAAAGGCGCCAATCTcagattgtttgttgttgtgttgtgtcggTCAGAGTTGTTGCATTTGCTTTCACGACAaaatgtaagtattttatatcagaaataatcaaattttatcattttaaacaaaaatatgtgtaCCGCCATATCCATACAAATGGCGATATGCTGGAGATATTGGTAACGTGCTGCTGTTTCGGCGTAAGAAGCTGCTGGTATTTCCTTCCTCTGCTGTTGTTCGATGGTAGTCGAAAGATGAAGGGCTCGCGCACCCGGTTTGCGTTCAACAGCATTGGATTCCAGCAACTTCTTCA GAATAACAAAGACGCCCGCACAACCAGAATGCAGTACCAAAAAATGGTCGACAAGTTGGAAGATGTCCCCGACATCGCTAGAGGGATGTTCAAAGGTGACCAGACCGCTTTTTGGGAAGAGATGGCCGAGCATCTTAACGCCCTTGGACCGCCAATTCGAACGGGTGCAACGTGGAAGCGGTGTTGCGCCAAAACGAAGAGCTGCTACAGCTCATAA
- the LOC121598124 gene encoding putative nuclease HARBI1 translates to MCVDGTHIKIIAPVDDYDQHYNRKGYYSLNAMIICDHLMKIRYVNAKFGGANHDSHIWNVSGMDNFFETKHRSGETAFKLLGDAGYPSKPWLITPKRNPAPNTPEAAFNKNHSLGREIVERTIGLLKNRFRCLLGARQLHYTSLKATQITNVCCILHNMCIAYGLEELSSDE, encoded by the exons ATGTGTGTTGATGGTACACACATAAAAATTATTGCACCTGTGGACGATTACGATCAGCATTATAACCGGAAGGGCTATTACAGCCTAAACGCGATGATT ATTTGCGACCATCTCATGAAAATTCGGTATGTGAATGCCAAATTCGGAGGAGCCAATCACGATTCACATATTTGGAATGTAAGTGGAATGGACAACTTTTTCGAAACAAAACATCGAAGCGGAGAAACTGCATTCAAGCTACTAG GTGATGCTGGATACCCGTCAAAACCATGGTTAATAACACCAAAACGTAATCCTGCTCCAAACACACCAGAAGCTGCCTTTAATAAAAACCATTCTTTAGGTAGAGAAATAGTGGAGCGCACGATCGGGTTGCTCAAAAATAGATTTAGGTGTTTGTTAGGTGCTCGACAGTTGCACTACACTTCGTTAAAAGCAACTCAAATAACGAACGTATGTTGCATCTTACACAACATGTGTATTGCGTATGGATTGGAAGAGCTAAGCTCAGATGAATAA